In Aliamphritea ceti, a single window of DNA contains:
- a CDS encoding Yip1 family protein — translation MFIHHMVGMFHHPKEEWGSIHKERYSIAHVFMAQISILAAIPAVSMFIGTTQVGWSLTGNDFVKLTVTSALSAAIAFYFACWVAVAFIAYAIHWMEKTYGGHVNMNECLILTTFTATPLFMSGLAGLYPMLWFNVLVGLGALCYAVYLLYVGVPVIMEIPEDRAFFFSSSILTVGLCTMVGMIVTSVLLWQTVIPLGYVS, via the coding sequence ATGTTTATACATCATATGGTTGGCATGTTTCACCACCCGAAAGAAGAGTGGGGATCAATTCATAAAGAACGCTATAGCATAGCGCATGTGTTTATGGCGCAAATCAGCATCCTTGCAGCGATACCAGCTGTAAGTATGTTTATAGGTACAACCCAGGTAGGTTGGAGTTTAACGGGTAATGATTTTGTTAAGCTTACAGTGACAAGTGCATTATCTGCAGCCATAGCATTCTATTTTGCTTGCTGGGTAGCCGTAGCCTTTATTGCCTACGCCATACACTGGATGGAAAAAACATACGGTGGTCATGTAAACATGAATGAGTGTTTGATACTTACGACATTCACTGCAACGCCATTGTTTATGTCTGGATTAGCAGGTCTGTATCCAATGTTATGGTTTAACGTGCTGGTTGGTTTAGGAGCACTTTGTTATGCCGTGTATCTCTTATATGTAGGTGTGCCCGTTATCATGGAAATTCCTGAAGATCGCGCCTTCTTCTTTTCGTCTTCAATTTTAACGGTAGGGCTGTGTACTATGGTCGGTATGATTGTTACCAGTGTGTTGTTATGGCAAACAGTTATTCCGCTTGGTTACGTGTCCTGA
- the cyoE gene encoding heme o synthase, translating to MSQSKSVISLGRFQWRDYLELCKPRVVAVMLLTAIVGMFLARTELPPWYIVLWATVGIGLASGGAAAVNHVLDNKIDEKMYRTRRRPLPEGRLSQRQALLFAVVISIIGLSILAIFVNPLTALLTLFALLGYAVVYTVYLKRATPQNIVIGGIAGAAPPLLGWVAVTGSIEANSLLLVLIIFAWTPPHFWSLCLARKADYQNAGIPMLPVTHGEAYTKIQILLYSLLMVATTALPYLSGMSGLIYLLGISVLNIRFLHWGWKVFRDVAGSQMAMFRYSIYYIMWLFVVLLIDHYSMGLVFGL from the coding sequence ATGTCACAGTCTAAATCCGTGATTAGTCTTGGTCGTTTTCAATGGCGTGATTATCTTGAACTCTGTAAACCCAGAGTCGTTGCAGTCATGTTGCTGACAGCGATAGTGGGTATGTTTCTGGCCCGGACAGAGCTGCCACCCTGGTACATCGTGCTGTGGGCGACCGTTGGTATCGGTTTAGCTTCCGGCGGTGCTGCTGCTGTTAATCATGTGCTGGATAATAAGATTGATGAAAAGATGTACCGCACCCGACGCCGGCCGTTACCTGAAGGGCGGTTATCACAACGGCAGGCGCTGTTATTTGCTGTGGTTATTTCAATTATTGGCTTAAGCATACTGGCCATTTTTGTTAATCCATTGACTGCACTGTTAACGTTATTTGCCCTGTTAGGTTATGCGGTGGTTTATACCGTATACCTGAAGAGGGCTACGCCACAAAACATTGTTATAGGCGGTATCGCAGGTGCAGCTCCTCCGTTGCTTGGGTGGGTCGCAGTGACCGGCAGTATTGAAGCTAACAGTCTATTATTAGTATTAATTATATTTGCATGGACACCACCGCATTTCTGGTCACTGTGTCTGGCCAGGAAAGCTGATTATCAAAATGCCGGTATACCAATGTTGCCGGTTACACATGGTGAGGCATATACAAAAATACAGATATTGCTGTATAGCCTGTTAATGGTGGCGACAACAGCTTTGCCGTATCTGAGTGGAATGAGTGGTTTGATCTATTTGCTGGGAATCAGCGTACTGAACATAAGGTTTCTGCACTGGGGATGGAAAGTATTCAGGGATGTAGCAGGTAGCCAGATGGCGATGTTCAGATACAGCATCTATTACATTATGTGGCTGTTTGTTGTTTTGTTAATAGATCATTATTCGATGGGATTAGTATTCGGACTCTAG
- a CDS encoding COX15/CtaA family protein — protein MALEQCNPENSWPRRICVLAILMTFIVVSMGAWTRLNNAGLGCPDWPGCYGQIVVPSTPSQIEAAENTYGTSVDVSKGMTEMVHRYLASILGLLIMLLAWFAYRRRYMPGYPKYLSYGLLMLVITQGLFGMWTVTLKLLPVVVTLHLLGGLLTLSLLIRLYQKLNAYKAKPIALNKSSLLVAGAVVLLFSQLILGGWTSSNYAGWSCPHWLSCSDQQAVSLDFKTGFDVSAPVGPNYEGGMLPLEARAAIQMTHRGVAVLLCIYLLILTTILCRNPVLRWPLACVLLVVFAQVALGVGNILWGLPLGLAMAHHSGAVLLLVSLLWLYQRVRTEVHYVTV, from the coding sequence ATGGCCCTGGAACAATGTAATCCTGAAAATAGCTGGCCAAGACGTATCTGCGTTTTGGCAATTCTCATGACGTTTATTGTTGTGTCGATGGGAGCATGGACCCGCTTGAATAATGCAGGTCTGGGATGTCCAGACTGGCCCGGTTGTTATGGTCAGATTGTGGTGCCCAGTACTCCATCGCAAATAGAAGCTGCAGAAAATACTTATGGAACGAGTGTTGATGTCAGCAAAGGTATGACCGAGATGGTGCATCGCTATCTTGCCTCGATTCTGGGTTTGCTGATTATGCTGCTAGCCTGGTTTGCCTATCGTCGGCGCTATATGCCCGGATACCCCAAGTATTTGTCATATGGTTTGTTAATGCTGGTGATTACGCAAGGGCTATTCGGCATGTGGACGGTAACTCTGAAACTGTTGCCTGTTGTCGTGACGCTGCATCTATTAGGTGGGCTACTAACCTTAAGTTTGCTGATTCGTCTTTATCAGAAACTGAATGCTTATAAGGCTAAACCTATAGCGTTGAATAAATCCAGTTTGCTGGTGGCTGGTGCTGTCGTTTTACTGTTTTCACAATTGATTCTGGGTGGTTGGACCAGTTCAAACTATGCAGGATGGTCTTGTCCACATTGGCTGAGTTGTTCAGATCAGCAGGCAGTCAGCTTGGATTTTAAAACCGGTTTTGACGTGTCTGCGCCTGTCGGACCTAACTATGAGGGCGGCATGTTACCGCTGGAGGCCAGGGCTGCGATTCAGATGACGCACAGAGGGGTAGCAGTACTGCTATGCATCTATTTACTGATTTTAACGACAATACTGTGTCGAAATCCTGTGCTGAGATGGCCGTTAGCTTGTGTGTTATTGGTTGTTTTTGCGCAGGTTGCTTTAGGGGTTGGGAATATCCTGTGGGGATTGCCGTTGGGATTAGCCATGGCGCATCACTCAGGGGCGGTCTTATTATTAGTCAGTTTGCTGTGGTTATATCAAAGAGTCAGAACGGAGGTGCACTATGTCACAGTCTAA
- a CDS encoding SURF1 family protein produces MSKEHSWGWCKRVVFGVLLILVPVMLGLGFWQLERAEYKQQILDRWEATLPTLSYLPRLIGTNAGEDGIKVKLKGRLLDQKFMFLDNKIRQGKAGYELLVVLEVKGSPEYVLLNLGWLNADVNRNNLPKIALPTGDIEIQGRLITPVKGFSLGITQWQEYWPQRIQQIDLQAIKDSLGFELYPQVVQMDFPLVAGVQVGWSRVNMPPERHIGYAFQWFMMSFALLICLIVFVWRTSGTASWMKQVKVTAANKGDK; encoded by the coding sequence ATGAGTAAAGAACATAGCTGGGGTTGGTGCAAGCGAGTTGTATTTGGTGTGTTGTTAATTCTGGTACCGGTTATGTTGGGATTAGGTTTTTGGCAATTGGAGCGTGCTGAATATAAACAACAGATTTTGGACCGCTGGGAAGCAACCTTACCAACACTTTCTTATTTGCCTAGATTGATTGGTACTAACGCTGGGGAAGATGGAATAAAGGTAAAGTTGAAAGGGCGTTTGCTGGATCAGAAATTCATGTTTTTGGATAACAAGATTCGTCAGGGAAAGGCTGGTTATGAATTACTGGTTGTTTTGGAAGTGAAAGGGTCTCCTGAATATGTGTTACTGAATCTGGGTTGGCTGAATGCAGATGTGAACCGTAATAACTTACCCAAGATTGCTTTGCCTACTGGCGATATAGAGATTCAAGGTAGGTTGATTACGCCAGTAAAAGGTTTTTCCTTAGGAATAACGCAGTGGCAGGAGTATTGGCCGCAGCGTATCCAGCAGATTGATCTGCAAGCTATAAAAGATTCATTAGGGTTTGAACTTTATCCACAGGTAGTGCAAATGGACTTTCCTCTGGTCGCAGGCGTGCAGGTAGGCTGGTCGAGAGTGAATATGCCACCTGAGAGACATATAGGTTATGCGTTTCAGTGGTTCATGATGAGTTTTGCATTACTGATTTGCTTAATTGTGTTTGTTTGGCGAACTTCCGGTACAGCTAGCTGGATGAAACAAGTCAAAGTGACTGCGGCTAATAAAGGAGATAAGTAA
- a CDS encoding twin transmembrane helix small protein encodes MLIKTAILILLAAVLYSLFSGLYFLVRDQGASHRTIHALSVRITLTVLLLALLIYGVYSGELMIRSPFPVSPN; translated from the coding sequence ATGCTGATAAAAACTGCCATTCTGATATTGCTTGCCGCGGTGCTTTACTCATTATTTTCCGGTTTGTATTTCCTCGTCCGTGATCAGGGCGCATCTCACCGAACGATACATGCACTATCTGTACGTATAACCCTAACCGTTCTGCTTCTTGCCTTACTTATTTACGGTGTTTACTCCGGCGAACTAATGATTCGCAGCCCGTTTCCTGTATCACCTAACTAA
- a CDS encoding cytochrome c oxidase subunit 3, with protein sequence MSSATYYVPEESRWPILASVALFLMAFGAGNLINALSADAGGGMGLVMLLIGTLMLGLILVGWFGHVIKESHAGLYSAQMDRSFRWGMGWFIFSEVMFFAAFFGALFYVRTLAVPWLGGEGEKGTANMLWPGFEATWPLFITPDMELFPGPQAVIDPWHVPLLNTVLLITSSVTVTFAHKALKQDNRSAIKRWLLITILLGIVFVYFQALEYAEAYNELGLTLHAGIYGATFFILTGFHGMHVTLGTLMLIIIWLRILKGHFDSEKHFGFEAVSWYWHFVDVVWIGLFLFVYVF encoded by the coding sequence ATGAGCAGTGCAACCTATTACGTTCCCGAAGAAAGCCGCTGGCCAATACTTGCATCTGTTGCTTTGTTTCTTATGGCTTTTGGTGCCGGCAATCTGATCAATGCATTATCTGCTGATGCAGGTGGAGGCATGGGATTAGTCATGCTGTTAATCGGCACATTAATGCTTGGGCTAATACTAGTTGGCTGGTTTGGTCATGTTATCAAAGAGAGCCATGCGGGGTTGTACTCTGCGCAAATGGACCGTTCTTTCCGCTGGGGAATGGGCTGGTTTATTTTCTCAGAAGTAATGTTCTTCGCGGCATTTTTTGGTGCTTTGTTTTATGTTCGCACTTTAGCTGTTCCCTGGTTAGGCGGCGAAGGTGAGAAAGGGACTGCGAACATGTTATGGCCTGGCTTTGAAGCAACCTGGCCGCTCTTTATTACACCTGATATGGAGTTGTTTCCGGGGCCGCAAGCAGTTATTGATCCCTGGCATGTGCCATTACTGAATACAGTTTTGTTGATAACGTCCAGCGTGACAGTGACCTTTGCTCACAAAGCTCTGAAGCAAGATAACCGGAGTGCGATAAAGCGCTGGTTGCTGATTACAATCCTGTTGGGAATTGTTTTTGTCTACTTTCAGGCCCTTGAGTATGCGGAAGCGTATAACGAACTGGGTTTAACGCTTCATGCGGGTATATATGGCGCTACTTTCTTTATTTTGACTGGGTTTCACGGCATGCATGTGACGTTGGGAACCTTAATGCTGATTATTATCTGGTTACGGATCCTTAAAGGTCATTTTGACAGTGAAAAGCACTTTGGTTTTGAAGCCGTGTCCTGGTATTGGCACTTCGTTGATGTGGTCTGGATTGGTTTGTTTCTGTTTGTTTATGTTTTCTGA
- a CDS encoding cytochrome c oxidase assembly protein: protein MAEPTSTHRRLIIRLTLSCVLMFGFGFALVPLYDVFCRVTGINGKVLNTGPLQEAVASDMNRRVKVQLIAVNNAGMPWGFRPSESSIEVYIGEMKQTAYIASNPTDRYMIAQAVPSVAPAEAAQYLQKVNCFCFERQPLNAKEQREMPLLFVLDDELPEHIKTITLSYTLFDITPEDALAAASGSEEVQL, encoded by the coding sequence ATGGCTGAGCCTACCTCAACGCACCGTCGCCTGATTATTCGTCTGACACTCAGTTGTGTACTGATGTTTGGGTTCGGGTTTGCACTGGTGCCTTTGTATGACGTGTTTTGCCGTGTGACTGGGATTAATGGCAAAGTGTTGAATACCGGTCCGCTCCAGGAAGCCGTAGCCAGTGATATGAACCGAAGAGTGAAGGTACAGCTGATCGCGGTTAATAATGCTGGCATGCCATGGGGGTTTCGTCCAAGTGAATCCAGCATTGAGGTGTATATCGGCGAAATGAAGCAAACGGCCTATATTGCTTCTAATCCTACTGATCGCTATATGATTGCTCAAGCTGTTCCCAGCGTTGCCCCGGCGGAAGCAGCTCAGTATTTACAAAAAGTAAACTGCTTTTGTTTTGAACGACAGCCTTTGAATGCAAAAGAACAGCGGGAAATGCCATTGCTCTTTGTGTTAGATGACGAACTTCCCGAGCATATTAAAACTATAACGCTTTCGTATACCTTATTCGATATTACACCTGAAGATGCACTCGCCGCTGCGTCAGGCAGTGAGGAGGTTCAACTATGA
- the ctaD gene encoding cytochrome c oxidase subunit I: MSTLEQTASTDHHHGPAKGITRWLYTTNHKDIGTMYLIFSLVMFMVGGCMALTIRAELFQPGLQLIQPEFFNQMTTMHGLIMVFGAVMPAFVGLANWMVPMMVGAPDMALPRMNNWSFWILPFAFSMMLMTLFMEGGGPNFGWTFYAPLSTTYAPPSVTFFIFAVHMMGISSIMGAINIIATIFNLRAPGMTFMKMPLFVWTWLITAFLLIAVMPVLAGVVTMMLMDIHFGTSFFNAAGGGDPVLFQHVFWFFGHPEVYIMILPAFGIVSEIIPTFARKKLFGYTSMVYATSSIAILSFVVWAHHMFTVGMPLIGELFFMFTTMLIAVPTGVKVFNWIATMFRGSMTFETPMLFAVAFVVLFTIGGFSGLMLAIAPVDFQYHDTYFVVAHFHYVLVPGAIFSIMAATYYWLPKWTGNMYNESMGKLHFWLSFIGVNITFFPMHFIGLAGMPRRIPDYALQFADFNMVASVGAFLFGFSQLLFIYNIVCCAKGGKKATDRVWEGSHGLEWTLSSPPPYHSFSQPPKVE; encoded by the coding sequence ATGAGTACGCTCGAGCAAACGGCATCTACGGATCATCACCATGGCCCGGCTAAAGGAATAACCCGCTGGCTTTATACCACTAACCATAAAGATATAGGCACCATGTATCTGATATTCAGTTTGGTGATGTTTATGGTGGGTGGGTGCATGGCCTTAACTATCCGGGCTGAACTGTTTCAGCCCGGATTGCAGCTGATACAGCCTGAGTTTTTTAATCAGATGACCACTATGCATGGTCTGATTATGGTATTTGGTGCGGTTATGCCCGCATTTGTCGGTTTGGCTAACTGGATGGTACCGATGATGGTTGGGGCGCCGGATATGGCGCTTCCCCGTATGAATAACTGGAGTTTCTGGATCCTGCCCTTTGCCTTTAGCATGATGCTGATGACTTTATTTATGGAAGGCGGTGGCCCTAATTTTGGCTGGACGTTCTACGCGCCGCTTTCAACGACCTATGCGCCTCCGAGTGTGACTTTCTTTATTTTCGCAGTACATATGATGGGGATTAGTTCCATCATGGGTGCAATTAACATCATTGCGACAATTTTTAATTTACGTGCACCGGGAATGACGTTCATGAAGATGCCATTGTTCGTCTGGACATGGTTGATCACTGCATTCCTGCTAATTGCTGTCATGCCTGTGCTTGCAGGTGTGGTAACCATGATGTTGATGGATATTCATTTTGGCACTAGTTTCTTTAATGCGGCTGGTGGCGGTGATCCGGTATTGTTCCAGCATGTATTCTGGTTCTTCGGGCACCCTGAAGTTTACATCATGATATTGCCGGCATTCGGTATAGTGTCTGAAATTATTCCAACATTTGCCCGTAAGAAACTGTTTGGTTATACCTCGATGGTATATGCCACATCTTCAATTGCGATTCTTTCCTTTGTGGTTTGGGCGCATCATATGTTCACTGTCGGTATGCCATTGATCGGCGAGCTTTTCTTCATGTTCACAACGATGCTGATTGCAGTACCTACAGGTGTGAAGGTGTTCAACTGGATTGCCACAATGTTCAGGGGATCAATGACTTTTGAAACACCGATGTTGTTCGCTGTTGCTTTTGTGGTGCTATTTACTATCGGTGGGTTTTCTGGACTTATGCTGGCGATTGCGCCGGTGGATTTTCAATATCACGATACCTATTTCGTAGTCGCACATTTCCACTATGTGCTGGTGCCCGGTGCTATTTTCTCAATCATGGCTGCAACCTATTACTGGTTACCAAAGTGGACCGGTAATATGTATAACGAATCTATGGGGAAACTGCATTTCTGGTTATCTTTTATTGGCGTGAATATAACCTTCTTTCCGATGCATTTTATTGGTCTGGCGGGTATGCCGCGTCGAATTCCTGATTACGCACTGCAGTTTGCTGATTTTAATATGGTGGCTTCGGTGGGGGCTTTCCTGTTCGGCTTTTCACAACTGTTGTTTATCTACAATATTGTTTGTTGTGCGAAAGGCGGTAAAAAAGCTACTGACCGTGTTTGGGAAGGTTCGCACGGGCTTGAGTGGACGTTGTCTTCACCGCCGCCGTATCATAGCTTCAGTCAGCCTCCTAAAGTTGAGTAA
- the coxB gene encoding cytochrome c oxidase subunit II, with protein sequence MRCNRLALLLSGFVISPAVFAEWEVNLVRGVTEISHAIFDLHMIIFYVCVAIAVVVFGVMLWSIIYHRKSRGAKAQHFHEHLWVEVLWTIVPFGILVAMAVPASQTLIQMYDKSEADINIQVTGYQWKWRYQYLDQDIDFFSNLSTPQDQINNKATKGENYLLEVDQPLVIPVGKKVRFLITANDVIHSWWVPALAVKQDAIPGFINEAWTVIDEPGIYRGQCAELCGRDHGFMPIVVDARSEADYQQWLASQNQAQEAEQAAADQTWTMEELITKGEAVYQTSCMACHQANGQGIPGAFPGLVNTPLMSGDGLEHARIVVHGRAGTAMQAFGEQLSDVDLAAVITYERNAWGNAGGMITPQQIKQLKEE encoded by the coding sequence ATGCGATGCAACCGATTGGCCCTGCTGCTGTCAGGGTTTGTCATTTCGCCAGCTGTATTTGCGGAATGGGAAGTAAATCTGGTGAGAGGCGTGACTGAAATAAGTCATGCAATATTTGATCTTCATATGATTATTTTTTACGTCTGCGTCGCTATTGCGGTAGTGGTGTTTGGCGTGATGTTGTGGTCGATTATCTATCACCGTAAATCCAGGGGCGCTAAAGCTCAGCATTTTCATGAGCATCTCTGGGTGGAAGTTCTATGGACAATTGTTCCGTTCGGAATACTCGTCGCGATGGCAGTACCTGCCAGTCAAACACTCATTCAAATGTACGATAAATCAGAAGCGGATATTAATATTCAGGTCACTGGTTATCAGTGGAAATGGCGCTATCAGTATCTGGATCAGGATATTGATTTCTTCAGTAATCTTTCCACACCTCAGGATCAGATTAATAACAAAGCAACTAAAGGTGAAAACTATCTTCTGGAAGTGGATCAGCCACTGGTGATTCCTGTGGGTAAAAAAGTACGCTTTCTGATCACGGCTAATGATGTAATTCATTCCTGGTGGGTGCCTGCACTGGCGGTTAAACAGGATGCGATTCCCGGTTTTATTAATGAAGCCTGGACGGTCATTGATGAACCAGGAATTTATCGCGGCCAGTGTGCTGAGTTATGCGGACGGGATCATGGTTTTATGCCAATCGTTGTTGATGCAAGAAGTGAGGCGGATTATCAGCAATGGTTAGCTTCACAAAATCAGGCACAGGAAGCAGAGCAAGCTGCCGCGGATCAGACCTGGACAATGGAGGAGCTGATCACAAAAGGTGAGGCTGTTTATCAAACCAGTTGCATGGCGTGTCACCAGGCAAATGGTCAGGGCATACCAGGCGCATTCCCGGGATTGGTGAATACACCGTTGATGTCGGGTGATGGGCTGGAGCACGCAAGAATTGTAGTGCACGGCAGGGCAGGGACTGCAATGCAGGCATTTGGAGAGCAGTTAAGTGACGTCGACCTTGCCGCGGTCATTACCTATGAGCGAAACGCCTGGGGGAATGCTGGTGGAATGATTACACCGCAGCAAATCAAGCAGCTGAAAGAAGAGTAG
- a CDS encoding sulfite oxidase heme-binding subunit YedZ — MVLNLPFSSVAQMRLRWWLLFLLPLWPLANLLLLGFGNDLGTDPAKFIVDEMGTWSINFLWITLAITPVRHFFGWGWALKFRRMMGLYALFYAVLHLLAFATFLIGWRSDLFFRELTERPYIVVGALALIILIPMGITSTKSMMRRLGKRWKTLHRWIYPASLLVMLHFIWQIRASFYEQLIYGLILAVLLGYRLYLKYQK; from the coding sequence ATGGTACTGAATTTACCATTCTCTTCTGTCGCTCAGATGCGCCTGCGTTGGTGGCTATTGTTTCTGTTACCACTGTGGCCGTTGGCAAACTTACTATTGCTTGGCTTCGGTAATGATCTGGGCACGGATCCTGCCAAGTTTATTGTTGATGAAATGGGCACCTGGTCGATTAATTTTCTGTGGATAACCCTGGCAATCACACCCGTGAGGCATTTTTTCGGCTGGGGTTGGGCACTTAAATTTCGCCGAATGATGGGCCTTTATGCATTATTTTATGCGGTGCTACATCTATTGGCGTTTGCAACTTTTCTGATTGGCTGGCGATCAGATTTGTTCTTCCGTGAACTGACAGAGCGTCCCTATATTGTTGTTGGTGCTCTGGCTTTAATTATCCTTATCCCTATGGGGATTACCTCAACTAAATCCATGATGCGAAGGTTGGGCAAGCGCTGGAAAACGTTGCACCGTTGGATATATCCCGCCAGTCTTTTGGTGATGTTGCACTTCATTTGGCAGATTCGTGCCAGCTTCTATGAACAATTGATTTATGGGCTGATACTGGCGGTATTATTGGGATATCGTCTATACCTTAAATATCAAAAATGA
- the msrP gene encoding protein-methionine-sulfoxide reductase catalytic subunit MsrP: MLIKKPDSIKSSQITPESIYRNRRQFMKAGLGLAAVSSLGLPSLARALEYDIPADLPQYPGPEWMRAQLAAAVRNDAFSTTEEPAPYYNAITHNNFYEFGTDKRDPVRKAQDFQTDPWTVEIAGEVAKPGKYNLEDILKPHALEDRIYRLRCVEAWSMVIPWLGFPLADLIKRFEPTSKAKFVRFETLVDKEQMPEQDSIFSTIDWPYVEGLRLDEAMNPLTLMAVGVYGNALPPQNGAPLRLVVPWKYGFKSIKSIVKIEFVEEMPASSWNIIAPGEYGFFANVNPEVDHPRWSQATERRLPSSLLSPNIVDTKPYNGYGEEVAQMYKGMDLKKWY; the protein is encoded by the coding sequence ATGCTAATAAAAAAGCCTGATTCAATTAAGTCTTCGCAAATAACCCCCGAATCGATTTACCGTAATCGTCGCCAGTTTATGAAAGCCGGTCTCGGCCTGGCGGCGGTTTCTTCCCTTGGCTTGCCATCTCTGGCGCGAGCGCTTGAGTACGATATTCCTGCCGATTTGCCGCAGTATCCTGGTCCTGAATGGATGCGGGCTCAGTTGGCTGCTGCTGTGCGAAATGACGCTTTTTCTACGACAGAAGAGCCCGCGCCTTACTACAACGCGATTACGCATAACAATTTCTACGAGTTTGGTACAGATAAGCGTGATCCTGTTCGTAAAGCACAGGACTTCCAGACTGATCCCTGGACGGTCGAAATTGCTGGTGAAGTGGCTAAACCGGGTAAGTACAATCTGGAAGATATTCTTAAACCTCATGCGCTTGAAGACCGTATTTACCGTTTACGTTGTGTAGAAGCCTGGTCGATGGTGATTCCCTGGTTAGGGTTCCCGTTGGCTGATCTGATCAAGCGCTTTGAACCAACCTCAAAAGCAAAATTTGTTCGTTTTGAAACTTTAGTTGATAAAGAGCAGATGCCTGAGCAGGATAGTATTTTCTCCACCATCGACTGGCCGTATGTTGAAGGCTTACGACTGGATGAAGCCATGAACCCACTGACACTGATGGCAGTAGGGGTATATGGGAACGCATTACCACCGCAAAACGGTGCGCCGTTACGTTTAGTGGTACCCTGGAAGTATGGTTTTAAATCTATAAAGTCGATTGTGAAGATTGAGTTTGTAGAGGAAATGCCGGCTAGCAGCTGGAACATAATTGCCCCTGGTGAATACGGGTTCTTTGCCAATGTAAATCCAGAGGTTGATCATCCTCGCTGGAGTCAGGCGACTGAACGTCGCTTACCGTCTTCTTTGCTTTCCCCGAATATTGTTGATACCAAACCGTACAATGGTTATGGCGAAGAAGTTGCGCAAATGTATAAGGGGATGGATCTCAAGAAATGGTACTGA
- the pssA gene encoding CDP-diacylglycerol--serine O-phosphatidyltransferase, which produces MIDQHDNQHAEDNGSANPPESPETAQESVKPRSRGIYLLPNLFTTGALFSGFYAVVAGMNGDFANASIAIFVAMVLDGLDGRVARMTNTSSAFGAEYDSLSDMVSFGVAPALVSFSWVLSSAGKLGWFAAFIYVAGAALRLARFNTQIGSVDKRYFIGLPSPAAAAAVAGLVWASVEFDLDVSGYAYLIAVYVALVGVLMVSNVLYYSFKDVDPKGKIPFMILLAIVLVIGVISISPPIILWLLILGYSLSGPLLWLVRKRKTRSSS; this is translated from the coding sequence ATGATCGATCAGCACGATAATCAACACGCTGAAGACAACGGTTCTGCTAACCCACCTGAAAGCCCTGAAACTGCGCAGGAAAGCGTTAAGCCTCGCAGCCGTGGTATCTATCTGTTACCTAATCTGTTTACAACGGGTGCATTATTTTCTGGTTTCTACGCCGTTGTTGCCGGCATGAACGGAGATTTTGCTAATGCTTCCATTGCGATTTTTGTAGCGATGGTGCTTGATGGTCTGGATGGTCGTGTCGCCCGGATGACGAATACTTCAAGTGCTTTTGGTGCTGAGTATGACTCTCTTTCCGATATGGTGTCTTTCGGTGTTGCTCCGGCGTTGGTGAGCTTTAGCTGGGTGTTGAGTTCGGCGGGTAAGTTAGGCTGGTTTGCTGCTTTTATTTATGTGGCTGGTGCCGCATTGCGTTTAGCACGTTTTAATACGCAGATTGGCTCTGTGGATAAACGCTATTTTATTGGTTTACCAAGTCCTGCGGCGGCAGCGGCTGTTGCCGGGTTAGTGTGGGCCAGTGTTGAGTTTGATCTCGATGTTAGCGGTTATGCGTATTTAATTGCTGTTTATGTGGCACTTGTTGGCGTTCTGATGGTCAGTAATGTTCTGTATTACAGTTTTAAAGACGTTGATCCGAAAGGGAAAATCCCGTTTATGATTCTGCTGGCAATTGTGCTGGTGATTGGGGTTATTTCTATCAGCCCACCGATTATTTTGTGGTTGCTGATTCTCGGATACAGTTTGTCTGGTCCGTTATTATGGTTAGTACGCAAGCGTAAAACGCGCTCGTCGAGTTAA